In the Periophthalmus magnuspinnatus isolate fPerMag1 chromosome 4, fPerMag1.2.pri, whole genome shotgun sequence genome, one interval contains:
- the ell gene encoding RNA polymerase II elongation factor ELL, whose product MAALKEEQCYGLSCGRVSNGSNVSVFHVKLTDSALRAFEGYQSGKVLSLRPLIRFNGNQGKISIPRSETSSEAQTFTFYLSHVGRDNPQGSFDCIQQYITSEGSIQLDCLGGIQDKITVCATDDSYQKARESMAQVEEETRSRSAIVIKPGGRYVGKKVQIRKPAPGLSDIAPSRRTSRPVIISSGNVKKVTTQHRPLRERLVHFLALKPYKKPELILRLQKDGLSQSDKESLDSHLQQVANLNVKDNTFTLKDFIYKEIQKDWPGYTEGDQQLLKRILFRKQTQPLPPESPPKEQPSSSPSQKRPAADFIDPLVNKKPRISHLANKAATAPVNGRLGSSNGKAEVQSVSVSLSDSGVTSSTQPLPALDIPRPFEALSDVSNDSSHNGRDCDSHESAERLCPAPSHSLGPVAMSTPSISTSSPGHNVLNVARDQSPTSLVNKSKKKSKKHKDKDKTKDRERAKEKTQEKEKQRKVYEEREPEPRPCEASPDTLKSNSIPHRSTDINGMCNITSIPLSTPEVADYLLKYTVIGTPEQRQKYKNDFNAEYTEYRGLHARIEGITRQFTVLDNELKQLQQGTDKYKTIHNQILQEYHKIKKTNPNYSQEKNRCEYLHNKLAHIKKLIAEYDQQQL is encoded by the exons AAAATCTCAATACCAAGATCAGAAACCTCTAGTGAAGCACAAACGTTTACTTTTTACCTGTCTCACGTGGGCAGAGATAATCCCCAGGGCAGCTTCGACTGCATTCAGCAGTACATCACCAG TGAAGGGAGCATTCAGCTAGACTGTTTGGGTGGGATACAGGACAAAATCACGGTATGTGCCACCGACGATTCCTACCAGAAGGCCAGAGAAAGTATGGcccaggtggaggaggagactcGCAGCAGAAGTGCCATTGTCATCAAGCCTGGGGGGAGATATGTGG GTAAGAAAGTTCAGATCCGGAAACCGGCTCCTGGTCTTTCTGACATTGCTCCTTCACGGAGAACCTCTCGACCTGTGATCATCTCCAGTGGAAATGTGAAGAAGGTCACAACGCAGCACCGACCTTTGCGGGAGCGGCTCGTTCACTTCTTGGCTCTTAAGCCTTACAAGAAGCCAGAGTTAATATTGAGATTGCAAAAAGACGGTCTCTCGCAATCAGACAAGGAGTCTCTGGATAGCCACCTGCAACAG GTGGCTAATCTGAATGTGAAGGACAACACCTTCACATTAAAggactttatttataaagaaatTCAGAAGGACTGGCCCGGTTACACAGAAGGAGACCAACAGCTTCTGAAGAGAATCCTCTTTAG GAAGCAGACGCAGCCCCTGCCACCGGAGAGCCCACCCAAAGAGCAGCCCAGTAGTTCACCGTCTCAG AAACGACCAGCTGCTGACTTCATTGACCCCCTAGTCAACAAAAAGCCTAGAATATCACACCTCGCCAACAAGGCTGCAACAGCCCCTGTGAATGGTCGACTGGGCTCATCCAATGGGAAAGCAGAAGTCCAGTCtgtgtctgtttctttgtcggACTCTGGTGTAACGTCCAGCACCCAGCCCCTGCCAGCGCTGGACATCCCTCGCCCATTTGAAGCACTTTCGGATGTCAGTAACGACTCCAGCCATAACGGCCGTGATTGTGACTCTCATGAAAGCGCCGAGAGACTGTGTCCTGCACCTTCCCACTCCTTGGGCCCAGTAGCGATGTCCACCCCCAGCATCAGCACGTCTTCCCCTGGACACAACGTCCTGAATGTGGCTCGGGACCAGAGTCCTACCTCCTTAGTCAACAAGTCAAAAAAGAAGTCCAAAAAACATAAAGATAAAGACAAGACCAAAGACCGAGAAAGGGCAAAAGAAAAGACTCAAGAAAAGGAGAAGCAGAGGAAAGTTTATGAGGAACGAGAGCCTGAGCCCAGACCATGTGAGGCGAGTCCTGACACCCTGAAGAGCAACAGTATTCCACACAgaagcacag ATATTAATGGAATGTGCAACATTACCAGTATTCCGTTGTCAACCCCTGAAGTGGCTGACTATTTATT GAAGTATACAGTGATTGGCACTCCCGAACAGCgccaaaagtataaaaatgatttcaatgcagaatacacagagtacagggGCCTGCATGCTCGGATAGAGGGCATCACACGGCAGTTCACAGTGCTGGACAATGAGCTGAAACAGCTCCAGCAAGGCACAGACAAGTACAAG ACAATCCATAATCAGATTCTTCAAGAGTATCATAAAATCAAAAAG aCTAATCCCAACTATAGTCAAGAGAAGAACCGCTGTGAATATCTACACAACAAACTGGCACATATTAAGAAACTTATTGCCGAATATGATCAACAGCAACTTTAA